TCGAAGCGCAAGAGGCCGCGGCGCTGCATGTAGCCCTCGGACATCAGCAACACGCAGGCCGCCGAGACGAGGATCACGATCTTCGAGAACCGCGCAAAGCCGTCGTCGTTGAACATGCCGCCGAAGGCGGTGCGCGTGCCATCGCCGGTCGCGCCGATCCAGAAGGCCACCGCGAGGAACAGCCCCGAGGTCAGCCAGACCAGCAGCGGCGCGGCTTTGTCCTTGCCGGTGTAGACCGCGGCGACCAGCGCGACCATCGCGTAGACCGAGAGCAGGATTTCCGGAAGGATGATATTGAGATCAGCCGTCAGCATGGCGCCCTCTCCTCAGTGGTCCGCGTCCGCGACCTGCGTCGCGGGCGAAAGGTCGGCGGCGGCGACCGCCTCGTCGTATTGGCTCAGCAGCGCCTCGACCGAGGGGCCGATGCGGTCGAGGATCGGCGCCGGGTAGACGCCCATCCAGATCGTCATGACCACCAGCGGGGCAAAGATCGCCTTTTCGCGTGTCGTCATGTCCTTGATGGTGCGCAGGCTTTCCTTGATCAAGTCACCCATGACCACGCGGCGATACAGCCACAGCGCATAGGCCGCCGAGAAGATCACCCCCGAGGTCGCCACCACGGCGACCCAGGTGTTGACCTGGAAGATCCCCACCAGCGTCAGGAACTCCCCGATGAAGCCGCTCGTCCCCGGCAGGCCCACGTTGGCCATGGTGAACAGCATGAAGATCAGCGCATAGGCCGGCATCCGGTTCACGAGGCCTCCGTAGGCGTCGATGTCGCGGGTGTGCATACGGTCGTAGATCACGCCCACACACAGGAACAGCGCGCCCGAGATGAAGCCGTGGCTGATCATCTGGAAGATCGCCCCGTCCACGCCCTGCTGGTTGGCGGCGAAGATGCCCATGGTGACGTAGCCCATGTGCGCAACCGACGAATAGGCGATCAGCTTCTTCATGTCGTCCTGTACCAGCGCCACGAGGCTGGTGTAGACAATGGCGATGGCCGACATCCACAGAACCAGCGGCGCCATGACCTCGGATCCGACCGGGAACATCGGCAGCGAGAAGCGCAGGAAGCCGTAGCCGCCCATCTTCAACAGGATCGCCGCCAGCACGACGGACCCGGCGGTCGGCGCCTGAACGTGGGCGTCGGGCAGCCAAGTATGGACCGGCCACATCGGCATCTTCACCGCGAAGCTGGCGAAGAAGGCGAGGAACAGCATGGTCTGCAGGCCGCCGATGATCTGGATGCCGAACAGGCTGAAGGTGGCGCTGTCGAACTGGTGCGTCAGTAGCGCGGTCTGCCCGTCGCCGCAGGCGCCGATGCAGGTGGTGCCCGCCTCGGTATACATCGCCACCATCGCGACCAGCATCAGCACCGACCCGAGGAAGGTGTACAGGAAGAACTTGAAGCTCGCGTAGATGCGGTTCTTGCCGCCCCAGATCCCGATGATCAGGAACATCGGGATCAGGCCCGCCTCGAAGAAGAGGTAGAAGAGCACCAGATCCAGCGCCATGAAGACGCCCAGCATGAGCGTTTCCAGCAGTAGGAAGGCGATCATGTACTCCTTCACGCGGGCCTTCACGCCCCAGCTCGCCGCGATGGTCAGCGGCATCATGAAGGTCGTCAGCATGACGAAGAGCACGGAAATGCCGTCGACGCCCATGCGGTACTTCATGCCCAGAAGCCAGTCTGCCTCGTCCACCATCTGGAAGCCGGTGTCGGAGGGGTCGAACTGGAACAGGATGAACAGCGAGATCAGGAAGGTCGCCGTCGTGGTGATCAGCGCCAGCCAGCGGGCATTGCGGTCTGCCGCCTCGTCCCCGCCGCGCAGGAACAGCGCCATGATCAGCGCCGCAAGGGCGGGCAGGAAGGTAACGATGGAAAGTAGATTGCCCATCAGTGCGCTCCCCCGGTCATGGTCATCCAGGTGATGAAGACGGCGATGCCGATCACCATGGCGAAAGCGTAAGTGAAGATATAGCCGGACTGTGCGCGGCCCGCGAGGCGGGTGAAGAAGGGCACGATGCCCATGGCCACCCCGTTGATCGACCCGTCGATGACGTCCTGATCGCCACGCTTCCACAGGATGCGGCCAAGGCTTTTTGCGGGCCGCACGAAGAGGAAGTCATAGATCTCGTCAAAGTACCACTTGTTCAGCAGGAACAGGTAAAGCGGGCGCTGGCTTTCGGCCAGCCGCTTCGGCAGCGCAGGGTTCGCGATGTAGAAGATATAGGCCGTCACAAAACCGATCACCATGGCGATGAAGGGGCTGATCTTGACCCATGTGGGCGCGTGGTGCGCCTCGTCCATGACGTGGTTGTCGGGCGCTATGTAGATCGCCCCCTCGGGCGCCATGGCCGGCAGCGCGGCATGTGTGCCGTCGGCAAGCGTCGCGTGATCACCGGACGGATCGACCGTCTCGGCACCGTCCGCGGCGGGCTCTGCACCCTCGGCGGTGTCCGCGACTTCTGAGGCCTCGGCTCCTTCTGCAGCGGCCTCTGCCTCTGCGGCTGCATGGTCGGCCTCTTCACCGTGCTCGGCGGCTGCGCCATGCTCGGCGGCCTCGGCGTGGTGTGCGGGGATGCCGAAGAAGGCGTTCACCCGGTCGTGGTCGCCAAAGAATGAGCCGTACCAGACCATCCCCGAGAAGACCGCGCCCAGACCCAGAACGCCCAGCGGCGCCAGCATGACCGTCGGGCTTTCATGCGCGTGCTCATGCGTGTGCTTGTTGCCGCGCGGGTCGCCGTAGAAGGTCATGAACATCAGGCGCCACGAATAGAACGAGGTGAAGAGCGCCGCGATCACCAGCATCCAGAAGGCATAGCCCCCCGCCGTACCGGCCCATGCGCTCTCGATCACCGCGTCCTTGGACAGGAAACCTGCGAAACCAATGTGTGTCAGCGGAATGCCGACGCCGGTAATGGCCAGCGTGCCGACCATCATCGCCCAGAAGGTATAGGGGATCTTCTTCCGCAGCCCGCCGTAGTTCCGCATGTCCTGCTCGTGGTGCATCGCGTGGATGACCGAACCCGCGCCAAGGAAGAGCATGGCCTTGAAGAAGGCATGGGTGAAGAGGTGGAACATGGCGACCGAGTAGACGCCCACACCCGCCGCGACGAACATGTAACCCAGCTGCGAGCAGGTCGAATAGGCGATCACGCGCTTGATGTCGTTCTGCACGAGGCCCACGGTCGCCGCAAAGAAGGCGGTCGTCGCGCCAAGAATCGTGATGAACATGGTCGCATGGGGCGCGTATTCCATCAGCGGCGACATGCGGCAGACGAGGAAGACGCCCGCCGTCACCATCGTCGCCGCGTGGATCAGCGCCGAAACCGGCGTCGGGCCTTCCATGGCGTCGGGCAGCCATGTGTGCAGCAGCAGCTGCGCCGACTTGCCCATGGCGCCGATGAACAGCAGCACCGCCACCAGTTCCGCCGCGTTCCATGAGGTCCAGAGGAAGCTGATCTGCGTCTGCGCCAGTTCGGGCACGGCGGCAAAGACATCGTTGAAACGCACCGAATCCGTCAGGAAGAACAGCGCGGCAATCCCCAGCGCAAAGCCGAAGTCGCCGACCCGGTTGACGATGAAGGCCTTCATCGCCGCCGCATTGGCCGAAGGCTTGCGGTAGTAGAAACCGATCAGCAGGTAGGAGGCGACGCCCACGCCCTCCCAGCCGAAGAACATCTGCACGAGGTTGTCCGAGGTCACCAGCATCAGCATGGCGAAGGTGAAGAACGACAGGTAGGCGAAGAAGCGGGCCTTGTAGCTCTCTTCCCCCTCCTTGAAGTTCTCGTCATGGGCCATGTAGCCGAAGGAATAGAGGTGCACGAGCGCCGAAACCGTGGTCACGACGATCAGCATGATCGAGGTCAGGCGGTCCAGCCGGATCGACCAGTCGGTCGAGAGCGTACCGCTTTCGATCCAGCGCATGACCGGAATATGTTGCGTTTCCGGCCCGTGGGTCAGGAAGACGATCCACGAAAAGGCGCAGGCGAGGAACAGCAGGCCGGTGGTGACCCATTGCGCACCCCGGATCGAGATGAAGCGCCAGCCGAAGCCCGCGATCAGGCTGCCCAGCAGGGGCGCGAAGAGGATGATGGTTTCCATGGTATTGTCCTCTCAGCCCATTATCATTGAGATCGGCAACAAAAGCTGCGGATCGGGATAGGGATAGGGAAGCATCATGGTCTTGGGGCCAGCCCATGCGATCACATTTGCGGGTGTTACTCCGAACAGAAGCATGAAACCCGGCAGACCAAGGTTGTTGATCATCGGCTCAGCCCTTCATCACGTTGACGTCTTCAACCGCGATCGTGCCACGGTTGCGGAAGAAGCAGACGAGGATCGCAAGGCCGATGGCGGCCTCGGCGGCGGCGACGGTCAGCACGAAGAGCGTGAAGACCTGCCCCACCAGATCGCCCAGATGGGTCGAGAAGGCCACGAGGTTGATGTTCACCGCCAAGAGCATCAGTTCGATGCTCATCAGCAGGATGATCACGTTCTTGCGGTTCAGGAAAAGCCCGAAGATGCCGATGACGAAAAGCACCGCCGCCACCGTCAGGTAATGTTCCAGTCCGATCATCTGTCCCCCTCGGGCCGCTCTGCCCGATTTGTGGTCTTGTCCGTCAGGGGCCGGATCGTCCGTTCCGTCCCCCGCATGTCGCGGCCCGCCAGGGGGCCGCATGGTCATGGCGGTCTAGCCGCCGAAGTAGCCGTAGGCCACCGGAACCGCCGTCACGATGCCCACCGCGACCGCCGTCCAGCTTCCCGCGTTCACGGCATCCGTCCGCGCAGCAGAAGGCGCCAGCCGATCATCCGCGTGCGCCAGCCGTCGCGCACATGCACCGGCACC
This region of Ponticoccus alexandrii genomic DNA includes:
- a CDS encoding NADH-quinone oxidoreductase subunit M; amino-acid sequence: MGNLLSIVTFLPALAALIMALFLRGGDEAADRNARWLALITTTATFLISLFILFQFDPSDTGFQMVDEADWLLGMKYRMGVDGISVLFVMLTTFMMPLTIAASWGVKARVKEYMIAFLLLETLMLGVFMALDLVLFYLFFEAGLIPMFLIIGIWGGKNRIYASFKFFLYTFLGSVLMLVAMVAMYTEAGTTCIGACGDGQTALLTHQFDSATFSLFGIQIIGGLQTMLFLAFFASFAVKMPMWPVHTWLPDAHVQAPTAGSVVLAAILLKMGGYGFLRFSLPMFPVGSEVMAPLVLWMSAIAIVYTSLVALVQDDMKKLIAYSSVAHMGYVTMGIFAANQQGVDGAIFQMISHGFISGALFLCVGVIYDRMHTRDIDAYGGLVNRMPAYALIFMLFTMANVGLPGTSGFIGEFLTLVGIFQVNTWVAVVATSGVIFSAAYALWLYRRVVMGDLIKESLRTIKDMTTREKAIFAPLVVMTIWMGVYPAPILDRIGPSVEALLSQYDEAVAAADLSPATQVADADH
- the nuoL gene encoding NADH-quinone oxidoreductase subunit L, giving the protein METIILFAPLLGSLIAGFGWRFISIRGAQWVTTGLLFLACAFSWIVFLTHGPETQHIPVMRWIESGTLSTDWSIRLDRLTSIMLIVVTTVSALVHLYSFGYMAHDENFKEGEESYKARFFAYLSFFTFAMLMLVTSDNLVQMFFGWEGVGVASYLLIGFYYRKPSANAAAMKAFIVNRVGDFGFALGIAALFFLTDSVRFNDVFAAVPELAQTQISFLWTSWNAAELVAVLLFIGAMGKSAQLLLHTWLPDAMEGPTPVSALIHAATMVTAGVFLVCRMSPLMEYAPHATMFITILGATTAFFAATVGLVQNDIKRVIAYSTCSQLGYMFVAAGVGVYSVAMFHLFTHAFFKAMLFLGAGSVIHAMHHEQDMRNYGGLRKKIPYTFWAMMVGTLAITGVGIPLTHIGFAGFLSKDAVIESAWAGTAGGYAFWMLVIAALFTSFYSWRLMFMTFYGDPRGNKHTHEHAHESPTVMLAPLGVLGLGAVFSGMVWYGSFFGDHDRVNAFFGIPAHHAEAAEHGAAAEHGEEADHAAAEAEAAAEGAEASEVADTAEGAEPAADGAETVDPSGDHATLADGTHAALPAMAPEGAIYIAPDNHVMDEAHHAPTWVKISPFIAMVIGFVTAYIFYIANPALPKRLAESQRPLYLFLLNKWYFDEIYDFLFVRPAKSLGRILWKRGDQDVIDGSINGVAMGIVPFFTRLAGRAQSGYIFTYAFAMVIGIAVFITWMTMTGGAH
- the nuoK gene encoding NADH-quinone oxidoreductase subunit NuoK; the encoded protein is MIGLEHYLTVAAVLFVIGIFGLFLNRKNVIILLMSIELMLLAVNINLVAFSTHLGDLVGQVFTLFVLTVAAAEAAIGLAILVCFFRNRGTIAVEDVNVMKG